The following are encoded together in the Acidovorax sp. KKS102 genome:
- the nrdR gene encoding transcriptional regulator NrdR, which translates to MKCPFCSHLETQVVETRVSEDGVFIRRRRQCGACDKRFTTYERPEVNFPAIVKKDGRRIEYDRSKLLGSFNLALRKRPVSTDQIDSAIERIEEKLLNLGQREVISSRIGELVMRELKKLDKVAYIRFASVYRSFEDIDDFRAMVDEVRK; encoded by the coding sequence ATGAAGTGCCCCTTCTGCAGCCACCTCGAAACGCAAGTCGTTGAAACGCGGGTGTCTGAGGATGGAGTCTTCATCCGCCGCCGCCGCCAGTGCGGCGCGTGCGACAAGCGCTTCACCACCTACGAGCGGCCGGAAGTGAACTTCCCGGCCATCGTCAAGAAGGACGGCCGGCGCATTGAATACGACCGCAGCAAGCTGCTGGGCTCGTTCAACCTGGCATTGCGCAAGCGGCCCGTGAGCACCGACCAGATCGACAGCGCCATCGAACGCATCGAAGAAAAGCTGCTCAACCTGGGCCAGCGCGAGGTGATCTCCAGCCGCATCGGCGAGCTGGTGATGCGCGAACTCAAGAAGCTCGACAAGGTGGCCTACATCCGCTTTGCCAGCGTGTACCGCAGCTTTGAAGACATCGACGACTTCCGTGCCATGGTCGATGAAGTGCGCAAGTAG
- the glyA gene encoding serine hydroxymethyltransferase, with protein MYDRKILVEQTDPELFAAIQAENARQEHHIELIASENYASPAVMWAQGTQLTNKYAEGYPGKRYYGGCEHVDVAEQLAIDRVKKIFGADAANVQPHCGASANEAVFLAFLKPGDTIMGMSLAEGGHLTHGMPLNMSGKWFNVVSYGLNAKEEIDYDAMEAKAREHKPKLIVAGASAYSLHIDFARFAKVAKEIGAIFMVDMAHYAGLIAAGVYPNPVPHADVVTSTTHKSLRGPRGGIILMKAEHEKAINSAIFPGLQGGPLMHVIAAKAVAFKEAMQPEFKAYQEQVAKNAKVVAETLTARGLRIVSGGTQSHVMLVDLRAKGITGKEAEAVLGAAHMTINKNAIPNDPEKPMVTSGVRIGTPAMTTRGFKEEEARITANLIADVLDNPRDEANIAAVRAKVNALTARFPVYR; from the coding sequence ATGTACGACCGCAAAATTCTTGTCGAACAAACCGACCCCGAGCTGTTTGCCGCCATCCAGGCCGAAAACGCTCGGCAAGAACACCACATCGAGCTGATCGCCAGCGAGAACTACGCATCCCCCGCCGTGATGTGGGCGCAGGGCACCCAGCTCACCAACAAATACGCCGAAGGCTACCCCGGCAAGCGCTATTACGGTGGCTGCGAGCATGTGGACGTGGCTGAGCAGCTGGCCATCGACCGCGTGAAAAAGATCTTCGGTGCCGATGCTGCCAACGTGCAGCCCCACTGCGGCGCCTCGGCCAACGAGGCCGTGTTCCTGGCCTTCCTCAAGCCCGGTGACACCATCATGGGCATGAGCCTGGCCGAAGGCGGTCACCTGACCCACGGCATGCCGCTGAACATGTCGGGCAAATGGTTCAATGTGGTCTCGTACGGCCTGAATGCCAAGGAAGAGATCGATTACGACGCGATGGAAGCCAAGGCCCGCGAACACAAGCCCAAGCTGATCGTGGCCGGAGCCTCTGCTTACAGCCTGCACATCGACTTTGCACGCTTTGCCAAGGTCGCCAAGGAAATCGGCGCGATCTTCATGGTGGACATGGCCCACTACGCCGGCCTGATCGCTGCGGGCGTGTACCCCAACCCCGTGCCCCACGCCGACGTGGTGACATCGACCACTCACAAGAGCCTGCGCGGCCCCCGTGGCGGCATCATCCTGATGAAGGCAGAACACGAGAAAGCCATCAACAGCGCCATCTTCCCCGGCCTGCAAGGCGGCCCGCTGATGCACGTGATCGCAGCCAAGGCCGTGGCCTTCAAGGAAGCGATGCAGCCCGAGTTCAAGGCCTACCAGGAGCAAGTGGCCAAGAACGCCAAGGTGGTCGCCGAGACGCTGACCGCACGCGGCCTGCGCATCGTGTCCGGCGGCACCCAAAGCCACGTGATGCTGGTGGACCTGCGCGCCAAGGGCATCACCGGCAAGGAAGCCGAGGCCGTGTTGGGCGCCGCCCACATGACCATCAACAAGAACGCGATCCCCAACGACCCTGAAAAGCCGATGGTGACCAGCGGCGTGCGCATTGGTACCCCCGCCATGACCACGCGCGGCTTCAAGGAAGAAGAAGCCCGCATCACGGCCAACCTGATCGCCGACGTGCTGGACAACCCTCGCGACGAAGCCAACATCGCCGCCGTGCGCGCCAAGGTCAACGCCCTGACTGCACGTTTCCCGGTCTACCGCTAA
- a CDS encoding lytic transglycosylase domain-containing protein, with product MTASGKIVSGVRTFAADVTEGFLEITHNSFALIGLAVAFVVIALTARPDLRQAGEEQLMNWLQARQVEMLGMPIEPEASERATAVNPKDLPKEQAAVAFWLSKKYRVAPEPLSALVAEAYEIGTRAKIDPTLILAIMAIESSFNPFAESAVGAQGLMQVMTRVHTDKYQNFGGHFAAFDPVSNLRVGVKVLQECIARAGSLEGGLRFYVGAGNMADDGGYAAKVMAEHFRLRQVAGGRAVPFNPPPSLSTQAPVQSIPAAAPRTPTPAAVSDKVALLTPGL from the coding sequence ATGACAGCGTCAGGAAAAATAGTCTCCGGCGTGCGAACTTTCGCGGCCGACGTGACCGAAGGTTTTCTTGAAATCACCCACAACAGCTTTGCCCTCATCGGCCTGGCCGTTGCCTTCGTCGTCATTGCACTCACAGCACGGCCCGATCTGCGCCAGGCAGGTGAAGAGCAACTGATGAACTGGCTGCAAGCCCGCCAGGTAGAAATGCTGGGCATGCCCATCGAGCCCGAAGCCAGCGAGCGCGCTACGGCAGTGAACCCCAAGGACCTGCCCAAGGAGCAGGCTGCCGTGGCCTTCTGGCTCAGCAAGAAGTACCGTGTGGCGCCAGAGCCCCTCAGCGCCCTGGTCGCCGAAGCCTACGAGATTGGCACCCGCGCCAAGATCGACCCCACGCTGATCCTGGCCATCATGGCCATCGAGTCCAGCTTCAACCCGTTTGCCGAAAGCGCTGTGGGCGCCCAAGGGCTGATGCAGGTGATGACCCGCGTGCACACCGACAAGTACCAGAACTTTGGCGGCCACTTTGCCGCCTTTGACCCGGTGAGCAACCTGCGGGTCGGCGTGAAGGTGCTGCAAGAGTGCATCGCTCGCGCAGGATCGCTCGAAGGTGGCCTGCGCTTTTATGTGGGCGCAGGCAACATGGCCGACGACGGTGGCTACGCCGCCAAGGTGATGGCGGAACATTTCCGCCTGCGCCAGGTGGCCGGTGGTCGCGCAGTGCCCTTCAACCCCCCTCCCTCCCTGTCTACCCAGGCTCCTGTGCAGAGCATCCCTGCAGCAGCACCTCGCACCCCAACACCAGCTGCGGTAAGCGACAAGGTGGCGTTGCTGACACCGGGCCTGTAA
- a CDS encoding DUF349 domain-containing protein: MFPFFSRSKMSDASEVNPAPAKTHEPHPLDALTGGAFSAATSGERASRIRDWLATQPSPEQLQEVFKELSGRDKGAARAVRERLDEIRRAKGQEAIAAEWAEKAQALLAAPKLNIADALAWQRDAAKAGAPLSREPLSLLKVQLADRVKVIEDLQHRVQVQREAAVLLAQRIEVLSTKPWRDAQAALELLRADVARWQEQAQELTGDASWASVEARFPPLLDASRTQLLVVWEAFQPAVAQAAAAAEDAAAPLPPVPVWADELRAARGLPTAASEAAAASAAASKPARAAKPKVAPEVIEKAHQLVRDALATLEKETAEGHGKASAGAAAALRAVLKVHGKHIDNALEQQVHTALVAAGELEGWQRWSADQVREELVAKAEALLNRPEGQALGGRKMQETLRSLREQWKQADQGGAPNHALWKKFDEACNAAHKVVEAWLDKIRAEAAEHKAQRLALIEEVKAWAQEHAASGDWKAINRALYQFGDRWREGGHVGEKIFAELQPLWKQAIALAAAPLEAAQKESLARRHAMIEEATALGAAPSLRIDAVKALQQRWQAEAQTVPLDRKHERKLWDAFRKPIDEAFNRKSADRERAVTELSARDRVVLDASKALEAANATGDAQQIRAAMQALEAALRGQAQAAEAVATANKDAQSQAEAQSVAAPAAAEGGGEAVEGGDAAAAAPATPAAPKPAARPVVAVRGDDRPGMKKDAPAAPGRGARPGDRRDGRPGDRDGARGPRTDGRMGDRGDRGGRFGDRPAFEDRGPRLGDTAFRAQREAMEHAQLALKKLAAQAHGEALTQLLTAWEKRDAALVPGAQELGSGVTASVRSAWTQALSAAPKGDAAEAMLRLEMAAEAPTPAEHIAARRMLQLQLLTRRNDPAPAQTWGQDVARVLAGPSDAASARRLQNVLKTLLRK; encoded by the coding sequence ATGTTTCCATTTTTTTCCCGCAGCAAAATGTCCGACGCATCTGAAGTGAATCCGGCCCCGGCCAAAACCCATGAGCCGCATCCGCTCGATGCGCTGACTGGTGGCGCTTTCTCTGCCGCCACCTCGGGCGAGCGCGCCTCCCGCATCCGCGACTGGCTGGCCACGCAGCCATCGCCTGAGCAACTGCAAGAGGTGTTCAAGGAGCTGAGCGGACGTGACAAGGGCGCGGCCCGTGCAGTGCGCGAACGCCTGGACGAAATCCGCCGTGCCAAGGGGCAGGAAGCCATCGCGGCAGAGTGGGCTGAAAAAGCCCAGGCCCTGCTGGCGGCCCCCAAGCTCAATATTGCAGATGCTCTGGCCTGGCAGCGGGATGCCGCCAAGGCTGGTGCCCCATTGTCGCGCGAGCCGTTGTCCCTGCTCAAGGTACAGCTGGCCGACCGTGTGAAGGTCATCGAAGACCTGCAGCACCGGGTCCAGGTGCAGCGCGAGGCGGCTGTGTTGCTGGCACAGCGCATCGAAGTGCTCTCGACCAAGCCCTGGCGCGATGCGCAGGCTGCGCTCGAACTGCTGCGCGCCGATGTCGCGCGCTGGCAGGAGCAGGCCCAGGAGCTGACGGGTGATGCCAGCTGGGCGAGTGTGGAAGCCAGGTTCCCGCCGTTGCTCGATGCCTCGCGCACCCAGCTGCTGGTGGTGTGGGAGGCGTTCCAGCCTGCCGTGGCGCAAGCGGCCGCTGCCGCAGAAGATGCTGCTGCACCCCTGCCACCTGTGCCGGTGTGGGCGGACGAGCTGCGCGCTGCACGTGGCTTGCCCACTGCCGCTTCTGAGGCGGCCGCCGCCTCTGCTGCAGCCAGCAAGCCCGCGCGGGCTGCCAAGCCCAAGGTGGCTCCAGAGGTGATTGAGAAAGCCCACCAACTGGTGCGCGATGCCTTGGCGACGCTGGAGAAAGAAACGGCCGAGGGCCACGGCAAAGCCAGTGCTGGCGCTGCCGCTGCACTGCGCGCCGTGCTCAAGGTGCATGGCAAACACATCGATAACGCCCTGGAGCAGCAGGTGCACACGGCGCTGGTGGCTGCTGGTGAGCTGGAAGGCTGGCAACGCTGGAGTGCCGACCAGGTGCGTGAAGAGCTGGTGGCCAAGGCCGAAGCGCTGCTCAACCGCCCCGAAGGCCAGGCCTTGGGTGGCCGCAAGATGCAGGAGACCTTGCGCAGTCTGCGTGAGCAATGGAAGCAGGCGGACCAAGGCGGTGCGCCCAACCACGCGCTGTGGAAGAAATTTGACGAGGCCTGCAACGCAGCGCACAAGGTGGTCGAGGCCTGGCTGGACAAGATCCGCGCTGAAGCTGCTGAGCACAAGGCCCAGCGCCTCGCGCTGATCGAAGAGGTCAAGGCCTGGGCGCAGGAGCATGCTGCGTCGGGCGACTGGAAGGCCATCAACCGCGCGCTGTACCAGTTTGGCGACCGCTGGCGCGAAGGTGGCCATGTGGGTGAAAAAATCTTTGCCGAACTTCAGCCCCTGTGGAAGCAGGCGATCGCTCTGGCCGCAGCGCCGCTGGAGGCGGCGCAGAAAGAAAGCCTGGCACGTCGCCACGCAATGATCGAAGAGGCCACTGCATTGGGCGCTGCCCCTTCGCTGCGCATCGATGCCGTCAAGGCGCTGCAGCAGCGCTGGCAGGCTGAGGCACAGACGGTGCCGTTGGACCGCAAGCACGAGCGGAAGCTTTGGGACGCTTTCCGCAAGCCCATTGACGAGGCGTTCAACCGCAAGTCGGCCGACCGCGAGCGCGCTGTCACTGAACTGAGTGCGCGGGACCGCGTGGTGCTGGACGCGTCCAAGGCCCTGGAGGCTGCCAACGCCACCGGTGATGCGCAGCAGATTCGCGCCGCCATGCAGGCGCTGGAAGCCGCGTTGCGCGGCCAGGCCCAGGCGGCGGAAGCCGTTGCCACGGCCAACAAGGACGCTCAGTCGCAGGCTGAAGCGCAGTCGGTTGCGGCGCCAGCCGCGGCTGAAGGGGGGGGGGAGGCGGTGGAGGGTGGCGATGCAGCGGCTGCGGCCCCCGCAACACCTGCTGCTCCCAAGCCTGCCGCGCGGCCCGTGGTGGCGGTGCGCGGGGATGACCGCCCCGGCATGAAGAAGGATGCTCCGGCGGCTCCTGGCCGAGGTGCTCGACCCGGTGATCGTCGCGATGGCCGTCCGGGCGACCGTGACGGTGCCCGCGGCCCGCGTACGGATGGCCGTATGGGGGATCGCGGTGACCGGGGAGGCCGCTTTGGTGATCGCCCTGCGTTTGAGGACCGTGGCCCGCGCCTGGGTGACACGGCATTCCGTGCCCAGCGCGAGGCGATGGAGCATGCGCAGCTGGCGCTGAAGAAACTGGCGGCCCAGGCCCACGGCGAAGCGCTGACCCAGTTGCTGACCGCCTGGGAAAAGCGCGATGCAGCGCTGGTGCCCGGTGCGCAAGAACTGGGCTCGGGTGTGACGGCATCGGTGCGCAGTGCCTGGACCCAGGCGTTGTCTGCGGCGCCCAAGGGCGATGCCGCGGAAGCCATGTTGCGGTTGGAGATGGCGGCAGAGGCGCCAACGCCGGCGGAGCACATTGCTGCACGGCGCATGCTGCAGCTGCAACTGCTGACACGCCGTAATGATCCCGCACCAGCCCAGACCTGGGGGCAGGATGTGGCGCGCGTGTTGGCAGGCCCCAGCGATGCGGCCAGCGCACGCCGTCTGCAGAACGTCCTCAAGACGCTGTTGCGCAAATAA
- a CDS encoding IS3 family transposase (programmed frameshift) has protein sequence MESSVKRTQRDYTLAFKLAVVEQVEKGELTYKQAQQHYGIQGRSTVLVWLRKHGRLGWSPAASSAAMPIDKKNTVALTPEQQIKALQVQLAQAQEKARLFEAVIDVLRKDYGVRIGKKAFGQVLAQNLIAGLSVKRACQHMGHSRQAYYQGRRREADRLANAQTVVELVREQRMRQPRIGTRKLHHLLQEPLQRRGIDLGRDAMFDVLRNARLLVAPRRAYHKTTDSHHRFRHHPNLLKVGPQQIHASGSEQVWVADITYLPTHGKFVYLSLVTDAYSRKIVGWHVHESLQTEEVAQAMKMALSGRQSSRQLVHHSDRGIQYCATYYQALHKRHGVICSMTDGYDCYQNALAERVNGILKSEFLLQRPADLGQARRMVEQSVDIYNCERPHLSLKMQTPDAVHRASLAG, from the exons ATGGAATCAAGTGTCAAACGCACGCAGCGCGACTACACACTGGCCTTTAAGTTGGCGGTGGTGGAGCAGGTGGAAAAAGGCGAGCTCACGTACAAACAGGCGCAGCAGCACTACGGCATCCAGGGTCGCTCGACGGTTCTGGTCTGGCTGCGCAAGCACGGTCGCCTGGGCTGGAGTCCTGCGGCATCATCTGCAGCCATGCCGATAGACAAGAAGAACACTGTTGCTCTCACGCCCGAGCAGCAGATCAAGGCGCTGCAGGTGCAGCTCGCACAGGCGCAGGAGAAGGCCAGGCTATTCGAAGCCGTCATCGACGTGCTGCGCAAGGACTATGGGGTGCGCATCG GTAAAAAAGCCTTTGGGCAAGTCCTCGCGCAAAACCTCATCGCAGGGTTGAGCGTGAAGAGGGCTTGCCAGCATATGGGCCACAGCCGTCAGGCGTATTACCAGGGTAGGCGCCGCGAGGCCGATCGCTTGGCGAATGCGCAGACGGTGGTGGAGTTGGTGCGCGAGCAGCGCATGCGCCAACCACGCATAGGCACGCGCAAGCTGCACCACTTATTGCAGGAGCCGCTACAGCGCCGAGGCATCGACTTGGGCCGCGATGCAATGTTCGACGTCCTGCGCAATGCCAGGCTGCTGGTGGCACCCCGGCGGGCGTATCACAAGACAACAGACAGTCACCACCGCTTCAGGCACCATCCGAACCTTCTCAAGGTAGGGCCGCAACAGATCCACGCCAGCGGCAGCGAGCAGGTCTGGGTGGCTGACATCACCTACTTGCCCACACACGGCAAGTTCGTCTATCTGAGCCTGGTCACGGATGCGTATTCCAGGAAGATCGTCGGCTGGCACGTGCATGAGAGCCTGCAGACCGAAGAGGTGGCGCAGGCCATGAAGATGGCGCTCTCGGGGCGACAGAGCAGCCGACAGTTGGTGCACCACTCCGACAGGGGTATCCAGTACTGCGCGACGTACTACCAGGCCCTGCACAAGCGCCACGGCGTGATCTGCTCGATGACGGACGGCTACGACTGCTACCAGAACGCGCTGGCCGAGCGGGTCAATGGCATCTTGAAGAGTGAGTTCTTGCTGCAGCGCCCCGCCGATCTGGGGCAGGCCAGACGCATGGTCGAGCAGTCAGTCGACATCTATAACTGCGAGCGACCGCATCTGTCGCTGAAAATGCAAACGCCCGATGCAGTGCATCGGGCGTCATTGGCCGGATAG
- the rnr gene encoding ribonuclease R, protein MYNKKSTSGTQPAPHLSQEIEGSVQGHRDGHGFVIRDDGEGDIYIPPNEMRAVLHKDRVRVRIVRQDRRGRPEGRVVEIIERPPQPIIGRLLQESGVWLVAPEDKRYGQDVLIPKGATGAAKPGQVVVVELTEPPALFGQPVGRITEVLGEVDDPGMEIEIAVRKYGVPHEFSEECLAQAKALPDKVRAQDKKRRVDLTDVPLVTIDGEDARDFDDAVYCEPAKVGRSKGWRLLVAIADVSHYVETGSAIDIDAYDRATSVYFPRRVIPMLPEKLSNGLCSLNPEVERLCMVCDMLVTAKGEVHAYQFYPAVMFSHARFTYTEVAAILANTRGPEASKRKDRVKDLLNLHDVYRALLVARQARGAVDFETTETQIVCDENGRIEKIVPRTRNDAHKLIEEAMLAANVCSADFIAQGGQPGLFRVHEGPTPEKQEILRNYLKAMAVGMTIGDDPKPGDFQAIAEATKERPDAQQIHTMLLRSMQQAIYTPINSGHFGLAFDAYTHFTSPIRRYPDLLVHRVIKAILNKTQYKLPALPTPGEAHAKLAKRLAARVAAPGTKPRKDVKPPSRETQAWEAAGLHCSANERRADEASRDVEAWLKCKYMREHLGEEYSGVVSAATSFGIFVTLDAMYVEGLVHITELGGEYFKFDEARQELRGERTGIRYAIGARVRVQVSRVDLDGRKIDFRLVREGEELLGRALKDKGVGADGAGGGARKAGGRAGGRKADKGAAMSATEKAGLTRERAARSPMQSLKASVKKAVAGKSSKGKARKPRRG, encoded by the coding sequence TTGTATAACAAAAAATCCACCTCCGGCACGCAGCCCGCTCCACATTTGTCGCAAGAGATCGAAGGCAGCGTGCAAGGGCACCGTGATGGACACGGTTTCGTCATCCGCGACGATGGCGAAGGCGATATCTATATTCCCCCGAATGAAATGCGCGCCGTCCTGCACAAGGACCGCGTGCGTGTGCGCATCGTGCGCCAGGACCGCCGTGGCCGGCCCGAAGGCCGCGTTGTGGAAATCATCGAGCGCCCGCCACAGCCCATCATCGGCCGCCTGCTGCAGGAAAGCGGTGTCTGGCTGGTGGCGCCGGAGGACAAGCGCTACGGCCAGGATGTGCTGATCCCCAAGGGGGCCACCGGCGCCGCCAAGCCGGGACAGGTCGTGGTGGTCGAGCTGACCGAGCCGCCCGCGCTGTTTGGCCAGCCTGTGGGCCGCATCACCGAGGTGCTGGGTGAAGTCGACGACCCGGGCATGGAGATCGAGATTGCCGTGCGCAAGTACGGCGTGCCACACGAATTCTCAGAGGAATGCCTGGCCCAGGCCAAAGCCCTGCCCGACAAGGTGCGTGCGCAGGACAAGAAACGCCGCGTAGACCTGACCGACGTGCCCCTGGTCACCATCGACGGCGAAGACGCGCGCGACTTCGACGATGCCGTGTACTGCGAGCCCGCCAAGGTCGGCCGCAGCAAGGGCTGGCGCCTGCTGGTGGCCATTGCCGACGTGAGCCACTACGTGGAGACCGGCAGCGCCATCGACATCGACGCCTACGACCGCGCTACCAGCGTCTACTTCCCGCGCCGCGTGATTCCCATGCTGCCCGAGAAGCTGTCCAACGGCCTGTGTTCGCTCAACCCCGAGGTGGAGCGCCTGTGCATGGTCTGCGACATGCTGGTCACGGCTAAAGGCGAGGTGCACGCCTACCAGTTCTACCCGGCTGTGATGTTCAGCCACGCGCGCTTTACGTATACCGAGGTGGCAGCCATCCTGGCCAACACGCGCGGACCCGAAGCCAGCAAGCGCAAGGACCGGGTCAAGGACCTGCTCAACCTGCACGATGTGTACCGCGCGTTGCTGGTGGCACGCCAAGCGCGCGGCGCGGTGGACTTCGAAACCACCGAGACACAGATCGTCTGTGACGAAAACGGCCGCATCGAGAAGATCGTTCCCCGCACCCGTAACGATGCGCACAAGCTTATCGAAGAAGCCATGCTGGCCGCCAACGTGTGCAGCGCTGACTTCATCGCGCAGGGCGGCCAGCCTGGCCTGTTCCGCGTGCACGAAGGCCCAACGCCCGAGAAGCAGGAGATCCTGCGCAACTACCTCAAGGCCATGGCTGTGGGCATGACGATTGGCGACGACCCCAAGCCGGGTGACTTCCAGGCGATTGCCGAGGCGACCAAGGAGCGGCCCGACGCGCAGCAGATCCACACCATGCTGCTGCGCTCCATGCAGCAGGCCATCTACACGCCCATCAACAGCGGCCACTTCGGGCTGGCCTTTGATGCCTACACCCACTTCACCAGCCCCATTCGTCGCTACCCCGACCTGCTGGTGCACCGGGTCATCAAGGCCATCCTGAACAAAACGCAGTACAAGCTACCTGCACTGCCCACACCGGGCGAGGCCCATGCCAAGCTGGCCAAGCGCCTGGCAGCACGTGTGGCCGCACCTGGCACCAAGCCGCGCAAGGACGTCAAGCCGCCCAGCCGCGAAACCCAGGCCTGGGAAGCTGCTGGCCTGCACTGCAGTGCCAACGAGCGCCGCGCCGATGAGGCCAGCCGCGACGTGGAAGCCTGGCTCAAGTGCAAGTACATGCGCGAGCACCTGGGTGAAGAATACAGCGGCGTGGTGAGCGCCGCGACCAGCTTCGGCATCTTCGTGACGCTGGATGCGATGTATGTCGAAGGCCTGGTGCACATCACCGAGTTGGGCGGCGAATACTTCAAGTTCGATGAAGCACGCCAGGAGCTGCGTGGCGAACGCACGGGCATCCGTTATGCCATTGGTGCCCGCGTGCGGGTGCAGGTGAGCCGTGTGGACCTGGATGGCCGCAAGATCGACTTCCGCCTGGTACGCGAAGGCGAAGAGCTGCTGGGCCGTGCGCTCAAGGACAAGGGTGTTGGCGCTGATGGTGCAGGCGGCGGGGCCCGCAAGGCCGGTGGCCGTGCGGGTGGCCGCAAGGCCGACAAGGGCGCTGCGATGTCGGCCACCGAAAAGGCAGGCCTGACCCGCGAGCGCGCGGCGCGTTCGCCCATGCAGTCGCTGAAGGCGTCGGTCAAGAAGGCGGTGGCGGGCAAGTCCAGCAAGGGCAAGGCGCGCAAGCCACGCCGCGGCTGA
- a CDS encoding alpha/beta fold hydrolase, whose product MKRIAFFSIAAALALCCVGLYYGAPSLLKEPLLHLNRSLSGMEEKTTTAALHAIHYLDSGAPSQPAPGNPSATPLVLLHGIFAEKDHWVDFARPLTGQYRVIAPDFPGFGESTRLNDQPYDYAAHIQRLGALLDALGIEKAHLAGNSMGGTIAALFALQHPERVASVAFIGAPHGIRSPQPSTMDRLIDAGQRPLVAHDAAAFRAMMDLVFEKRPFLPYPILHATEQAALRNAPSNARLWDAQLKDRYLLEQRLGDLQQHRVLVLWGDKDRVFDRSGLQPLQKLLPQAQLEALPGIGHLPMMEAPADTAHRYARFLDQNEASSPIKIAASAC is encoded by the coding sequence TTGAAACGCATTGCCTTCTTTTCTATTGCCGCCGCTCTGGCCCTGTGCTGCGTAGGCCTCTACTACGGCGCACCGTCGCTGCTGAAGGAGCCCCTGCTCCACCTCAACCGCAGCCTCTCGGGCATGGAAGAGAAAACCACCACTGCTGCGCTGCACGCCATTCACTACCTGGACAGCGGTGCGCCATCCCAACCGGCGCCCGGCAACCCGAGCGCCACGCCCCTGGTGCTGCTGCACGGCATTTTTGCGGAGAAGGACCATTGGGTGGATTTTGCGCGCCCCCTCACTGGGCAGTACCGGGTGATTGCCCCAGACTTCCCCGGTTTTGGCGAAAGCACGCGGCTGAACGACCAACCTTACGACTACGCCGCGCACATCCAACGCCTGGGCGCGCTGCTGGACGCGCTGGGCATTGAGAAGGCCCACCTCGCGGGCAACTCCATGGGCGGCACCATTGCCGCGCTGTTTGCGCTGCAGCACCCCGAGCGCGTGGCCAGCGTGGCTTTCATCGGCGCGCCCCATGGCATCCGCTCACCACAGCCCAGCACCATGGACCGCCTTATCGACGCCGGGCAACGCCCGCTGGTGGCCCACGACGCCGCAGCCTTCCGCGCCATGATGGACCTAGTGTTTGAAAAACGCCCGTTCCTGCCGTACCCCATCCTGCACGCCACGGAGCAGGCAGCACTGCGCAATGCCCCGTCCAACGCCCGCCTGTGGGATGCGCAGCTCAAAGACCGCTATCTGCTGGAGCAACGGCTGGGCGACTTGCAGCAGCACCGCGTGCTCGTGTTGTGGGGCGATAAAGACCGCGTGTTTGACCGTTCGGGCCTTCAGCCTTTGCAAAAGCTATTGCCCCAAGCGCAACTGGAGGCCCTGCCCGGCATCGGCCATCTGCCCATGATGGAAGCGCCCGCCGACACGGCGCACAGGTATGCGCGCTTTCTGGATCAAAACGAAGCCAGCTCACCAATAAAAATAGCCGCTAGCGCATGTTAA
- a CDS encoding AraC family transcriptional regulator: MPQRTNTLTLGIDRALYVGEIPATGWHCHASPVLLMGLSGRFALHWGAGRMETCHSALVDAGVEHLFDPCGEVVALVYLEPDSPEARSLRSVFRQQGGVLLDVATPVGARAAIEGHLRAFDLPALLQHHLLQAAPPLDPRVAHSLNALRRPQQEQGRLARSGLASGVQLSASRFNHLFRAEMGVSLRSYRVWSQVRLAMAGLAVSPRLTDAALHGDFADSAHFSRMFRQTFGMMPSSVLKPLKQVTLLD, from the coding sequence ATGCCGCAGCGCACGAACACCCTGACGCTGGGCATTGACCGCGCGCTGTACGTGGGCGAGATCCCGGCTACGGGTTGGCACTGCCATGCATCGCCCGTGCTGCTGATGGGGCTCTCGGGCCGGTTTGCGTTGCACTGGGGTGCGGGGCGGATGGAGACCTGCCACAGCGCGCTGGTGGATGCCGGGGTGGAGCATCTGTTCGACCCCTGCGGTGAAGTGGTGGCGCTGGTGTACCTGGAGCCCGACTCGCCGGAGGCGCGCAGCCTGCGCAGTGTGTTCCGGCAGCAGGGTGGCGTGCTGCTGGATGTGGCAACGCCGGTGGGTGCGCGTGCGGCCATCGAGGGCCATCTGCGCGCCTTTGATCTACCGGCCCTGCTTCAGCACCATCTGCTGCAGGCGGCGCCTCCGCTGGACCCGCGCGTGGCCCATAGCCTGAATGCCCTGCGCCGCCCGCAGCAGGAGCAGGGGCGTCTGGCGCGTTCGGGGCTAGCGTCCGGGGTGCAGCTGTCGGCCTCGCGCTTCAACCATTTGTTCCGCGCCGAAATGGGCGTGAGCCTGCGCAGCTACCGCGTGTGGTCGCAAGTGCGCCTGGCCATGGCCGGGCTGGCAGTCAGCCCGCGCCTGACGGATGCGGCGCTGCACGGCGACTTTGCGGACTCGGCGCATTTCAGCCGCATGTTCCGCCAGACCTTTGGCATGATGCCGTCGAGCGTGCTCAAGCCGCTGAAGCAGGTCACGCTGTTGGATTGA